One window of Acropora palmata chromosome 1, jaAcrPala1.3, whole genome shotgun sequence genomic DNA carries:
- the LOC141886344 gene encoding NADH-quinone oxidoreductase subunit B-like, translating into MALALRTGCSVLPAVSRGWFNNVALWKACPQGMVVVSKSTAAAASTGKPKGSLDNAAEFVVAKIDDLVNWARRGSLWPMTFGLACCAVEMMHFAAPRYDMDRFGVVFRASPRQADVMIVAGTLTNKMAPALRKVYDQMPEPRWVISMGSCANGGGYYHYSYAVVRGCDRIIPVDIYVPGCPPTAEALLYGVLQLQKKIRRSEPIRMWYRK; encoded by the exons ATGGCGCTTGCCTTGCGAACCG GTTGCAGTGTTTTGCCTGCTGTAAGCCGTGGATGGTTCAACAATGTGGCACTTTGGAAGGCATGCCCTCAGGG GATGGTAGTTGTTAGCAAGAGCACTGCTGCAGCTGCGTCAACAGGGAAACCCAAAGGAAGTTTGGACAATGCTGCTG aatttgtTGTTGCCAAAATTGATGACTTAGTCAACTGGGCACGTAGG GGCTCCTTATGGCCAATGACATTTGGTCTGGCCTGTTGTGCTGTTGAAATGATGCACTTTGCTGCTCCAAG GTATGACATGGATAGGTTTGGTGTTGTTTTTCGAGCAAGCCCA CGACAAGCTGATGTGATGATTGTTGCTGGAACTCTGACCAACAAGATGGCTCCCGCCTTGAGAAAG GTTTATGATCAGATGCCTGAACCACGCTGGGTCATTTCCATGGGAAG CTGTGCAAATGGCGGCGGTTACTATCATTACTCATACGCGGTGGTGCGTGGCTGTGACAGGATTATTCCGGTGGATATCTATGTACCTGGCTGCCCTCCTACGGCAGAGGCTCTGCTCTATGGAGTCCTTCAGTTGCAGAAAAAGATCCGCCGCAGCGAGCCCATCCGCATGTGGTACCGGAAGTAA
- the LOC141891412 gene encoding uncharacterized protein LOC141891412, which translates to MEEADVVRIVESSIAKKNDSLLASMKSMLESSLTDLKRSHAETADSHLNEIKKLKFDEPHRFKKKGNEDQYRFNLKVGDAIEEAKEACSFQQLDKVHASLEKGEKLLSERQKHILLADKSDFGWSFMREYKRNDLAEDSDDEKKIIRAEARARTQAKQNSARNKTRLSSNRKEPSVLLPAETSTFR; encoded by the coding sequence ATGGAGGAAGCCGATGTCGTTAGAATTGTCGAGTCATCAATTGCTAAGAAAAACGATAGTCTGCTAGCTTCAATGAAGTCGATGCTGGAAAGTTCTTTGACAGATCTAAAGCGTTCTCACGCGGAAACTGCCGATTCTCATCTCAATGAGATTAAAAAACTCAAGTTTGACGAGCCGCATCGATTcaagaagaaaggaaacgaGGACCAATATAGGTTCAATCTTAAAGTTGGCGACGCAATTGAAGAAGCCAAGGAAGCCTGTTCATTCCAACAGCTCGACAAAGTTCACGCTTCCCTTGAGAAAGGTGAGAAGCTTTTGTCAGAGAGGCAAAAGCACATTCTTTTGGCCGATAAGTCCGATTTTGGTTGGTCTTTCATGCGGGAGTACAAACGCAACGATCTCGCTGAGGATTCTGACGACGAGAAAAAGATTATTCGAGCGGAAGCCAGAGCACGAACCCAAGCCAAGCAAAACTCGGCTCGCAACAAGACAAGATTATCCAGCAACAGAAAGGAGCCTTCCGTTTTATTGCCAGCCGAGACCTCCACTTTCAGGTAA
- the LOC141892248 gene encoding uncharacterized protein LOC141892248 isoform X1: MGIGSSVHTGDLEGLASQPSYSHMFQLKSRSWIPAGSDLKIALALCSVGRTSNAVVHPVVPQHAINRHTIASHITFDDMECAFICIKHSSCYSFNFHSSSRLCELNYARKADFPIHFSYNRDSVYSELDFVPDDTL, translated from the exons atgGGGATTGGGTCCAGTGTGCACACGGGTGATTTAGAAGGCCTGGCATCTCAGCCGAGTTACAGTCACATGTTTCAGTTGAAATCTCGCTCGTGGATACCTGCAGGAAgcgatttgaaaattgcactgGCTCTGTGTTCAG TTGGTAGGACGTCAAACGCAGTGGTGCATCCCGTGGTCCCACAGCACGCCATAAATCGTCATACCATCGCTTCTCATATTACATTCGATGACATGGAGTGTGCGTTCATTTGCATCAAACATAGTTCATGttattcatttaattttcattcatccTCTCGCCTCTGTGAGCTCAACTATGCCAGGAAAGCCGACTTTCCAATACACTTCAGTTACAATCGTGATTCTGTCTATAGTGAGCTGGACTTCGTGCCAGATGATACGTTGTGA
- the LOC141892248 gene encoding uncharacterized protein LOC141892248 isoform X2, translating into MGIGSSVHTGDLEGLASQPSYSHMFQLKSRSWIPAGSDLKIALALCSEDGTELY; encoded by the exons atgGGGATTGGGTCCAGTGTGCACACGGGTGATTTAGAAGGCCTGGCATCTCAGCCGAGTTACAGTCACATGTTTCAGTTGAAATCTCGCTCGTGGATACCTGCAGGAAgcgatttgaaaattgcactgGCTCTGTGTTCAG aggacggcacggaaTTATACTGA
- the LOC141892237 gene encoding uncharacterized protein LOC141892237, whose protein sequence is MTEEDQDSNFDEAHEVEPIKVSVKFKSQERVAESEVKFLDNKDTFQDVNRNESSSENQLKEAQITCDNSDSRHVCLPIDTSATSIPLAAAAAGKARNDVFKLEGWKGYGNNIYIRPIIVNNATRGMSSVSGNGEVQRKLTTEDLRKKKLQDANIWVHKYNAKYQCIGSLRTKVQLLNQEKKTTRNSLKQTKGIEKPDKEKIPSKIQKGLACRTWAVSFPSKNARTKTKSEEFASVFGRQYTENTKSLSEWNAVDAKKKMAQTNQASPKTISSEGTREQTTPARIIRLEIDLREKSSGDENDSTDEQKIKTKTESFQSVPSSSFCDIKQCFCGEKITRDNKVKRSYSTSFDRPHPHRSRSVVALPIKQFPPINPLEVLKKSSVSLNPTRGVLPIRRPRTVDTARLSRELIIINGHFNLPNYVNKSHLRNGCYVQRGLRRSSEDISQRKVFYTPWVDFKRDNFVSGNFDNLSLIDREAPHYTRNFEKEKQKTGDKNARKAATQKSVSNIRGNKKWTRDKRNESEHILRIRNTLGNRGPQSRTLPHSTKSDQNQSDSDSNDTGLGSEIEYAVDGSTKLDVFLQPRRNSCY, encoded by the exons ATGACAGAAGAGGATCAAGATAGTAATTTTGATGAAGCACACGAGGTGGAACCCATCAAAGTCTCCGTGAAGTTTAAATCTCAAGAAAGAGTAGCGGAATCGGAAGTCAAATTCCTGGACAATAAGGACACCTTTCAAGATGTAAATCGAAACGAATCCTCTTCAGAAAACCAGTTGAAAGAGGCCCAAATAACATGTGACAACTCTGATAGTCGTCATGTATGCCTCCCTATTGATACATCTGCAACTTCAATTCCATTGGCTGCTGCTGCAGCGGGGAAAGCACGGAACGACGTCTTTAAACTCGAG GGCTGGAAAGGCTACGGCAACAATATCTACATCCGACCAATCATAGTTAACAATGCGACTCGAGGTATGAGCTCAGTTTCAGGCAATGGAGAGGTACAGCGAAAACTCACTACCGAAGacctgaggaaaaaaaagcttcAAGATGCCAACATTTGGGTACATAAATACAACGCAAAATATCAATGCATAGGATCTTTGCGAACAAAGGTTCAGCTACTcaaccaggaaaaaaaaacgacaagaAACTCTCTAAAACAGACAAAGGGGATAGAGAAGccagataaagaaaaaatacctAGTAAAATTCAAAAGGGGCTTGCTTGCAGAACATGGGCTGTGagttttccttcaaagaaTGCTCGTACAAAAACGAAAAGCGAAGAGTTTGCTTCCGTGTTTGGTCGACAGTACACTGAGAACACAAAGTCTCTGTCAGAGTGGAATGCAGTCGAcgctaaaaagaaaatggcacAAACAAATCAAGCTTCCCCTAAAACCATAAGTTCAGAAGGAACGCGTGAACAAACGACTCCTGCAAGAATTATTAGATTAGAGATCGATCTGAGAGAGAAATCCTCTGGCGATGAAAATGACAGCACAGACGAACAGAAAATCAAAACTAAAACGGAGAGCTTCCAAAGTGTTCCAAGCAGTAGCTTTTGCGATATAAAACAGTGTTTTTGCGGAGAGAAGATAACACGGGATAACAAAGTTAAACGATCTTACAGCACGTCATTTGACAGACCTCATCCTCACAGATCAAGAAGTGTGGTAGCCTTACCTATTAAACAGTTTCCTCCAATCAATCCGCTCGAGGTACTAAAGAAGTCAAGTGTCTCGTTGAATCCAACACGAGGCGTTTTACCAATTCGACGACCACGCACCGTTGACACTGCTAGGCTCTCAAGAGAactgataataattaatggCCATTTTAACTTGCCGAATTATGTAAACAAAAGTCACCTACGCAATGGATGCTATGTGCAAAGAGGCCTTCGGAGATCATCTGAAGACATAAGCCAGAGAAAGGTATTCTACACTCCTTGGGTGGATTTTAAAAGAGACAATTTCGTGAGTGGAAACTTTGACAATCTATCCCTAATTGACAGGGAAGCGCCTCACTAcacaagaaattttgaaaaggaaaaacagaaaacggGGGACAAAAACGCAAGGAAAGCAGCGACGCAAAAGTCTGTTAGCAACATCCGCGGGAATAAGAAGTGGACACGGGATAAACGTAATGAAAGCGAACACATCTTACGGATTAGAAATACTCTTGGAAACAGAGGACCTCAAAGCAGAACTCTGCCTCATTCAACAAAAAGCGATCAGAATCAATCGGATTCTGATTCAAATGACACTGGTTTAGGGAGTGAAATTGAATATGCAGTTGATGGGTCAACTAAACTGGATGTTTTTCTTCAACCAAGACGCAACAGTTGCTATTAA
- the LOC141860841 gene encoding uncharacterized protein LOC141860841 — protein MEASREKGVTEEAITRDDAQDEFDGSQAKQTRKEPLKNLVAFYAFGALIYTVYSVIISGAQDILAGTFIPTAAVLVTNVGPYFLVTMIAPYFIHKVPYVVRIVAIYAFFTAGLFIIVYAKEVYLKLVGICTTSLGAGIGEVSFFTLTAYYEKVTVAAYSAGTGSGFILGPLYYTGLTTWSCVLPNNAMMIMAGSPLLYLLFYAIMDKKHSSNSRAELDASETMESQANLTWKEKVSAAGQILPLVFALFVCFVSEYIIIQAVITTMAFPSAPFPPRVHYRYYIFIFLSGEFMARSYLAVIASLKPSLVNVFAIRKVWILSLMLFGELIFFTLAAWYRFLHDVWIVFILIFAAGLEAGAAFTNAFVVVSETDARIKEFAMGFATIGMGGGTFIAGVLGLLMEPIIRDHCLLVSDVGDYCFTRPFSGWNQTIAC, from the exons ATGGAAGCTTCTCGAGAGAAAGGCGTGACCGAAGAGGCGATAACACGAGATGATGCACAGGACGAGTTCGATGGATCACAAGCAAAGCAGACAAGGAAGGAGCCGCTAAAGAACCTTGTGGCCTTTTACGCCTTCGGTGCGCTTATTTACACAGTTTATTCTGTAATAATCTCCGGCGCGCAGGACATATTGGCGGGAACGTTTATTCCAACTGCAGCGGTCTTGGTGACAAACGTTGGACCTTACTTTCTAGTAACAATGATTGCACCTTACTTTATTCACAAAGTGCCATACGTAGTGCGGATAGTGGcaatttatgcattttttacaGCGGGTTTGTTCATAATTGTCTatgctaaagaggtctatctCAAGTTAGTAGGAATCTGTACAACCTCACTGGGAGCTGGCATTGGGGAAGTTTCGTTTTTCACCCTTACGGCCTATTACGAAAAAGTGACAGTAGCTGCTTATTCCGCTGGCACTGGTTCGGGATTTATACTAGGTCCTTTATATTACACAG gtcTAACAACATGGAGTTGTGTGTTGCCAAACAACGCCATGATGATAATGGCAGGGTCTCCTCTTCTCTATCTGCTATTTTACGCCATCATGGACAAAAAGCATTCTTCAAACTCCCGCGCTGAATTAGACGCGAGCGAAACTATGGAATCACAAGCAAATTTGACTTGGAAAGAAAAGGTTTCAGCTGCAGGACAAATACTTCCATTagtttttgctctttttgtttgtttcgttAGCGAGTACATCATCATTCAGGCTGTCATAACAACAATGGCTTTTCCAAGCGCACCCTTCCCTCCAAGAGTTCATTATAGATATTACATTTTTATATTCCTTAGCGGAGAATTTATGGCGAGATCTTATCTAGCTGTCATTGCCTCATTGAAACCCAGCCTTGTCAACGTATTTGCCATACGTAAAGTATGGATTCTGTCCCTAATGTTATTCGGCgaattaatatttttcacaCTTGCGGCGTGGTACAGGTTCTTACATGACGTATGGATTGTTTTCATATTAATCTTTGCCGCTGGACTGGAAGCGGGCGCAGCTTTCACCAATGCCTTTGTCGTAGTTTCGGAGACAGATGCCAGGATTAAAGAATTTGCCATGGGGTTTGCGACTATCGGAATGGGAGGCGGAACATTCATAGCCGGTGTCCTTGGACTCCTTATGGAGCCAATCATTAGAGACCATTGTTTACTCGTATCAGATGTTGGCGATTATTGTTTCACTCGGCCATTTAGTGGATGGAACCAAACTATTGCctgctga
- the LOC141860822 gene encoding uncharacterized protein LOC141860822 has product MMAGSKEQGESQITRLFAKESSNDDQKEKPITVVAFYVFGFLIYAVYSLIISGAQDILAGTFVPTSAVLIANVGPYFIITVVTPCFIQKIPYFPRVLAIFFLEATGLTLVIATQHVETKLLGVSFSSFGFGLGELSFIAMTSFYHDTAVSAFSAGTGTGISLSPLYYTAMTSWACISPTVAISIMASSLVLLLIFYSLMERKHSQGMQPRVTAGITRKDIQYSPIDEDKSITEPENAELLTMNDKLSALKSVFPIIFSIVGAWIAEYLILQSVITTIAFPSAPFPPRDHYQYYIFVFLFGELFGRSYLIVLSYLMPKVAPRLVIHKIWLLAAAEISILVFFLLAAWFRFLTEVSVVLVFAFIGGLIIGVMYVNMLANYSQIEEPMSREFVLGYASAATGAGAITAGLLGLFIEPWLRHHCLSVVANSTFCFTRSQAGLGCK; this is encoded by the exons ATGATGGCGGGATCAAAAGAACAAGGAGAATCACAGATCACGCGGTTATTCGCCAAAGAATCCTCAAATGATGACCAGAAAGAGAAACCCATAACAGTGGTTGCCTTCTATGTGTTCGGTTTCCTAATATATGCCGTTTATTCGCTCATAATATCAGGCGCTCAGGACATACTCGCCGGAACATTTGTCCCCACTTCAGCTGTATTGATCGCCAATGTTGGACCTTACTTTATAATCACTGTGGTAACGCCTTGCTTCATTCAAAAGATCCCTTATTTTCCTCGTGTTCTagcaatattttttcttgagGCGACGGGACTAACACTCGTCATCGCCACCCAGCACGTGGAAACGAAGCTATTGGGTGTGTCATTTTCTTcgtttggttttggtttaggAGAATTGTCATTCATTGCCATGACTTCATTCTACCATGATACAGCGGTCAGCGCCTTCTCAGCAGGTACTGGCACTGGAATATCGTTGTCGCCTCTCTATTATACAG caATGACGTCTTGGGCATGTATCTCTCCTACAGTCGCTATATCTATTATGGCGTCGAGTCTGGttcttttgttgattttttactCACTTATGGAGAGGAAACATTCTCAGGGGATGCAGCCTAGAGTCACGGCCGGGATAACACGCAAAGATATTCAATACTCGCCTATCGATGAAGACAAATCCATAACAGAGCCGGAAAATGCCGAACTCTTGACTATGAACGATAAGTTGAGCGCCTTAAAATCGGTTTTCCCGATCATTTTTTCTATAGTCGGCGCATGGATTGCAGAATATCTCATCCTCCAGTCCGTCATCACGACAATAGCTTTCCCAAGTGCGCCTTTTCCTCCTCGCGATCATTATCAGTACTacattttcgtttttcttttcggCGAACTGTTCGGCAGATCGTATCTAATCGTGCTGTCGTACTTGATGCCGAAAGTGGCTCCGAGGCTTGTCATTCACAAGATATGGCTCCTTGCAGCGGCCGAGATTTctattttagttttctttttgttggcGGCTTGGTTCCGCTTTTTGACTGAAGTTTCCGTAGTTCtagtttttgctttcattGGAGGTCTCATAATTGGAGTCATGTATGTAAATATGCTGGCTAATTATTCTCAAATCGAGGAGCCAATGTCCAGAGAGTTTGTTTTGGGATATGCTTCAGCAGCGACTGGCGCTGGAGCGATTACCGCTGGCCTGTTGGGTCTGTTTATAGAGCCTTGGCTACGTCATCATTGCTTAAGCGTGGTAGCCAATAGCACCTTTTGCTTTACTCGATCCCAGGCTGGGCTAGGTTGTAAATAG